A DNA window from Ostrea edulis chromosome 5, xbOstEdul1.1, whole genome shotgun sequence contains the following coding sequences:
- the LOC125649894 gene encoding uncharacterized protein LOC125649894, whose product MASGVALSNQCLDIYSDLQLRKKYWYIIYKLTDDLKEIVVDSVKERVKGDNLDAKVVFEELAQKLIAAENTVNEAGKKGEGRYAVLDVHYETEGSRTLDKVVYLTWVPDTLPVKQKMLYASSNKALRGKLTGIHVEIQCNDSSELKFDEIIETCRKKSRD is encoded by the exons gCTTCTGGTGTTGCACTTTCAAACCAATGTCTTGACATTTACTCAGATCTTCAGTTAAGGAAGAAGTATTGGTACATTATTTACAAACTGACTGATGATCTGAAGGAAATTGTGGTGGATAGTGTCAAAGAACGGGTGAAAGGAGACAATCTTGAtg CAAAGGTGGTCTTTGAAGAATTAGCTCAGAAGCTCATAGCTGCTGAAAATACTGTGAACGAAGCAGGAAAGAAAGGAGAGGGACGATATGCTGTGCTAGATGTTCACTACGAGACTGAAGGTTCCAGAACTTTAGATAAAGTAGTGTACTTAACATG ggTGCCCGATACTCTCCCAGTAAAACAAAAGATGTTGTATGCCAGCAGTAACAAGGCTTTGAGAGGAAAGTTGACTGGGATCCATGTAGAGATACAATGCAAcgattcatctgagctgaaatTCGACGAAATTATTGAAACGTGCCGTAAAAAGAGTCGCGATTGA